A single window of Anaerolineae bacterium DNA harbors:
- a CDS encoding Molybdenum transport ATP-binding protein ModC yields MIFDLLLEDLTEGKVLSVEVGLFWTAVTVEGVQGVRCGLAATHAQADHEHAEPAVKHAGELEGWKASDLAHLVHSTSSTEVAIGLATLNALLPEPAQKVTLAAEEYIARQGEDKRVALVGHFPFVDWLRSRVAQLWVLELKPRPGDTPSEQAAEIIPQADVLAITSSTLINGTFEQLFALRRADARVMLLGPSTPLSPRLFSLGIHVLSGSLVREVEAVRRCVRQGGNFRQLKRCGVELVTLEANL; encoded by the coding sequence ATGATATTTGATCTCCTTCTCGAAGATTTGACAGAAGGCAAAGTCCTTTCGGTTGAAGTTGGTTTGTTCTGGACGGCGGTAACGGTCGAGGGTGTACAGGGGGTGCGCTGTGGTCTGGCTGCCACACACGCACAAGCCGACCATGAGCATGCCGAACCAGCCGTGAAGCATGCCGGCGAGTTGGAGGGGTGGAAAGCCAGCGATTTAGCCCACCTGGTTCACTCCACCAGCTCAACAGAAGTGGCAATTGGCCTGGCAACGCTCAATGCCTTGCTACCCGAACCCGCTCAAAAAGTCACCTTAGCCGCCGAAGAATATATCGCTCGTCAGGGTGAAGACAAGCGCGTCGCCCTGGTGGGGCATTTTCCCTTTGTCGATTGGCTGCGCAGTCGGGTTGCCCAATTGTGGGTGTTGGAGCTCAAGCCGCGTCCCGGCGATACTCCCTCTGAGCAGGCGGCGGAAATCATCCCCCAGGCGGACGTGCTGGCGATCACCTCGTCAACGCTGATCAACGGTACCTTTGAACAGCTATTCGCCCTGCGCCGGGCGGATGCCAGGGTGATGTTATTAGGTCCCAGTACCCCGCTCTCACCACGTTTGTTTTCGTTGGGGATTCACGTCCTCTCGGGATCGCTGGTGCGGGAGGTTGAAGCCGTGCGGCGCTGTGTGCGCCAGGGTGGTAACTTCCGCCAGCTCAAGCGCTGTGGGGTAGAACTGGTGACCCTGGAAGCCAACCTGTGA
- a CDS encoding Fumarate hydratase class I, aerobic, with amino-acid sequence MRQVTIPISDEVIRSLKVGDPVSLNGVMVTGRDAVHKWLVETFIYQTRAPQGDDLAVYEAIKPLLNGGVIYHCGPVVAGLDSKDYRFVAAGPTTSSREEPYQGDVMRHFNLKGVIGKGGMGTKTLQACQEVPAVYFHAIGGAASWIAQAVQRVLGVYKLEFGIPEAMWVIEVKDFPAVVTMDAHGQSQHAVVEAKSRQILEQLLAQ; translated from the coding sequence ATGCGCCAAGTAACCATTCCGATTTCGGATGAGGTCATTCGCAGTTTGAAAGTTGGCGACCCGGTCTCGCTCAACGGGGTGATGGTCACCGGGCGAGATGCAGTCCACAAGTGGCTGGTTGAAACTTTTATATACCAAACCCGCGCCCCTCAGGGCGACGATTTAGCAGTCTATGAGGCTATCAAACCATTACTAAACGGCGGCGTAATTTATCATTGCGGGCCGGTCGTAGCCGGGCTGGACAGCAAAGACTACCGCTTTGTAGCCGCCGGGCCAACGACCAGCTCGCGGGAAGAGCCTTATCAGGGAGATGTAATGCGCCATTTCAATCTCAAAGGCGTAATTGGCAAAGGTGGCATGGGCACAAAAACCCTGCAAGCCTGCCAGGAAGTGCCGGCAGTGTACTTTCATGCCATCGGCGGCGCCGCCTCGTGGATTGCCCAGGCGGTGCAGCGCGTGCTCGGCGTGTATAAGCTAGAATTTGGCATTCCCGAAGCGATGTGGGTGATCGAAGTCAAAGATTTTCCGGCCGTCGTGACCATGGACGCGCATGGTCAAAGCCAACATGCGGTGGTCGAGGCTAAGTCCAGGCAGATTCTCGAACAGCTTCTAGCCCAATAA
- a CDS encoding Fumarate hydratase class I, aerobic has translation MTPDLTAHFLELIRLAATDLPPDVEEALRRAVEQEEPGSAARGALETILKNVELSRRNQTPICQDTGTPIFYVSYPEGWSTRQLRRQIEQAVVQATQKSYLRPNSVDALSGKNSGNNLGGDYFPTVHFEEVEGDTLTVDLMLKGGGCENVGAQYSLPYNALKAGRDLAGVRKVVLDAVHQAQGQGCAPGILGVAIGGDRGSAYYASKEVLFRRLDDENENPELAQLEKRLTEEANQLGIGPMGFGGKTTVLGTKITALNRLPASYFVTVSYMCWAYRRRRLVWRNGEATYS, from the coding sequence ATGACCCCCGATTTGACCGCTCACTTTCTCGAACTAATCCGTCTGGCAGCTACCGATCTGCCTCCTGACGTGGAAGAAGCCCTGCGCCGCGCTGTCGAACAAGAAGAACCCGGTTCAGCGGCGCGCGGTGCCCTGGAGACCATTCTGAAAAACGTGGAGCTCTCGCGCCGCAATCAGACCCCTATCTGTCAGGATACCGGCACGCCCATCTTCTACGTTTCGTATCCCGAAGGCTGGTCAACGCGCCAGTTACGCCGCCAGATCGAGCAGGCGGTCGTGCAGGCTACCCAAAAATCCTATCTGCGCCCTAATTCGGTTGATGCCCTGAGCGGCAAGAACAGCGGCAACAACCTGGGCGGCGATTACTTTCCTACCGTTCACTTCGAAGAGGTGGAAGGTGACACCCTGACGGTCGATTTGATGCTCAAGGGCGGCGGTTGTGAAAACGTCGGTGCCCAATATTCGCTGCCTTACAACGCCCTAAAAGCCGGCCGTGATCTCGCAGGAGTGCGGAAGGTTGTCCTGGATGCCGTCCATCAGGCACAAGGACAGGGCTGTGCACCCGGCATTTTAGGGGTAGCCATCGGCGGCGACCGCGGTTCGGCTTACTACGCCTCCAAAGAAGTCCTCTTCCGCCGTCTGGATGATGAGAACGAAAACCCTGAGCTTGCCCAATTGGAGAAACGCCTGACCGAAGAAGCCAACCAGTTAGGTATCGGACCGATGGGCTTTGGCGGCAAAACCACCGTCCTGGGCACCAAGATCACCGCCCTCAACCGCCTGCCGGCCAGCTATTTTGTCACCGTATCCTATATGTGCTGGGCATATCGCCGCCGTCGCCTGGTCTGGCGAAATGGCGAAGCGACTTATAGCTAA
- a CDS encoding GMP synthase [glutamine-hydrolyzing], giving the protein MDSLVVLDFGSQTSQLIARRVRECQVYCELLPWNAPAEQVLALQPKGFILSGGPASVYELGAPRIPDYVLQSGLPILGICYGMQALAYQLGGQVNPAPQREYGFARIAPLQPNPLIEKEEQVWMSHGDRIETLPPGFVAIAVSERSPIAAMADFQRRYYAFQFHPEVRHTPNGMAMIRQFALHICEARPEWTPTSIIEQTIQRVRQQVGDQRVLSAVSGGVDSTVATALVQKAIGEQLIAVFVDTGLLRQGEAHQVRQALQAHLGIELIVVQAAETFLRALKGVTDPERKRQIIGETFIRIFEAQARQVGMPPFLVQGTIYPDVVESSAPDRAQAQRIKTHHNVGGLPAEMEFQLVEPLRYLFKDEVRIVGEALGLPPEIVWRQPFPGPGLAVRCLGEVTAERLEILRQADAIFTEELQRAGYLRLRYSDEQVEGTAQAFAVLLPVQSVGVMGDQRTYQETVALRAVTTEDFMTADWARLPHDLLGRVATRIVNEVKGVNRVVYDITSKPPATIEWE; this is encoded by the coding sequence ATGGACAGTCTGGTTGTCCTGGATTTCGGCTCTCAGACCTCGCAACTGATCGCCCGGCGGGTGCGGGAGTGCCAGGTGTATTGTGAACTGTTACCCTGGAACGCGCCCGCCGAACAGGTTCTTGCCCTACAACCCAAAGGCTTTATCCTTTCAGGCGGTCCGGCTTCTGTCTATGAATTAGGCGCGCCGCGCATCCCCGATTACGTCTTGCAAAGCGGTTTGCCCATCCTGGGCATCTGCTATGGAATGCAAGCCCTGGCATACCAGCTTGGTGGGCAGGTTAACCCTGCTCCGCAACGCGAATACGGCTTTGCCCGTATTGCTCCTCTGCAACCCAATCCGCTGATCGAGAAGGAAGAGCAGGTCTGGATGTCACACGGCGACCGCATTGAAACGCTGCCGCCGGGATTTGTTGCCATTGCGGTCAGCGAGCGCTCTCCCATCGCTGCCATGGCGGATTTTCAACGCCGCTATTATGCCTTTCAATTTCACCCGGAGGTGCGCCATACCCCCAATGGCATGGCAATGATCCGCCAGTTTGCCCTGCACATCTGCGAAGCCAGACCCGAGTGGACGCCGACCTCGATCATCGAACAAACTATCCAGCGTGTGCGTCAGCAAGTGGGCGACCAGCGCGTGCTCTCGGCGGTTAGTGGCGGGGTGGATTCCACCGTGGCAACCGCCCTGGTTCAGAAAGCAATTGGGGAGCAACTGATCGCCGTGTTCGTGGACACCGGCTTGTTACGTCAAGGGGAAGCACACCAGGTGCGTCAGGCTTTACAGGCGCATCTGGGGATTGAATTAATCGTTGTGCAGGCCGCCGAGACTTTTCTAAGGGCTCTGAAAGGGGTCACCGACCCCGAACGCAAGCGCCAGATCATCGGGGAGACCTTCATCCGCATCTTTGAAGCTCAGGCGCGCCAGGTGGGGATGCCGCCCTTTCTGGTGCAGGGCACGATTTACCCTGATGTGGTCGAGTCGAGCGCTCCCGATCGCGCCCAGGCTCAGCGCATCAAAACGCACCACAACGTGGGTGGACTGCCGGCGGAGATGGAGTTTCAACTGGTAGAGCCGTTGCGCTATCTCTTCAAAGATGAAGTGCGCATCGTCGGCGAAGCGTTAGGGCTGCCGCCAGAAATCGTCTGGCGTCAGCCGTTCCCCGGTCCAGGCCTGGCGGTGCGGTGTTTGGGCGAGGTAACTGCCGAGCGCCTGGAAATCTTGCGCCAGGCTGACGCCATCTTCACCGAAGAACTCCAGCGAGCTGGCTATTTGCGCCTGCGCTACAGCGATGAACAGGTCGAAGGCACAGCTCAAGCCTTTGCGGTCTTGTTGCCGGTGCAGTCGGTGGGGGTGATGGGCGATCAGCGCACCTACCAGGAGACGGTTGCCCTGCGGGCGGTCACCACCGAGGATTTCATGACCGCCGACTGGGCGAGGTTGCCCCATGACCTGTTAGGGCGCGTTGCCACCCGCATTGTCAATGAAGTCAAGGGGGTTAATCGGGTTGTCTATGACATCACCAGCAAACCGCCGGCGACCATTGAGTGGGAGTGA
- a CDS encoding Xanthine phosphoribosyltransferase has translation MEALKQRILKEGRNLGNGILKVDSFINHQVDARLMDECGKELARRFQGVKATKVLTAEISGIAPALTTAMHLGIPVVYARKHKPITMPDQVYLTLTPSHTKGRTVELIVSPEYLAGGERVLIIDDFLATGATILGLVRLAEAAGAQIVGVGALIEKTFEGGRQALEYLNVPIESLARIRSMHNNTIVFEE, from the coding sequence ATGGAAGCACTGAAACAAAGAATCTTGAAAGAGGGGCGCAATTTGGGGAACGGCATTCTCAAGGTGGATAGCTTTATCAATCACCAGGTGGATGCCCGGCTGATGGATGAATGTGGCAAAGAGCTTGCGCGGCGGTTTCAGGGGGTGAAGGCAACCAAAGTGCTGACCGCCGAGATCTCGGGCATTGCCCCAGCCCTCACCACGGCGATGCATCTGGGCATCCCGGTCGTCTATGCCCGCAAACACAAACCGATCACCATGCCCGATCAGGTCTATCTGACTCTTACGCCTTCGCACACCAAAGGGCGCACGGTCGAACTCATCGTCTCGCCCGAATATTTAGCTGGCGGAGAGCGGGTTCTGATCATTGACGACTTTCTTGCCACCGGCGCAACGATTTTGGGCCTGGTCCGCCTGGCTGAAGCAGCCGGCGCTCAGATTGTCGGCGTAGGAGCGCTGATCGAAAAGACCTTTGAAGGCGGGCGGCAAGCCTTAGAATACCTGAACGTCCCGATCGAAAGCCTGGCGCGCATCCGCTCGATGCACAACAACACGATCGTCTTTGAAGAATGA
- a CDS encoding Lysine 2,3-aminomutase produces MAKYPFPSKRAAIYREVPDEQWYNWRWQLSHRLNTADEIGQVIPLTESERKALNAPNLFRVDITPYFISLIDPEDPDDPIRKQVIPTAAEMVPFTAMMEDSLAEDRHSPVPGLVHRYPDRVLMLVTTQCASYCRYCTRSRIVGDPSATFSRSEFELQLEYIRRTPQIRDVLLSGGDPLVLAPKILEEILSRLREIEHVEILRIGTRVPVFLPMRITDELCDMLQKYHPLWMNIHVNTPNEITRELAEACDKLTRAGIPLGNQAVLLAGVNDNVDVQRQLVHDLVRIRVRPYYLYQCDLVEGAGHFRTPVGKGIEIMEGLRGHTSGYAVHQYIIDAPGGGGKIPVMPNYLLSYSDHKVVLRNYEGYITTYEEPVDYLPEKAAKFKGIKRPEPGQSGVHGLLQGEQMFIKPEGFDEVHDRHGIQHRLKDEKKWQPLGIGSGAREQEAE; encoded by the coding sequence ATGGCAAAATATCCTTTCCCGTCCAAACGCGCTGCCATATACCGCGAGGTTCCCGATGAACAGTGGTACAACTGGCGCTGGCAATTAAGCCATCGCCTGAACACCGCCGATGAGATCGGGCAGGTCATTCCGCTCACCGAAAGCGAACGCAAAGCGCTCAACGCCCCCAACCTCTTTCGCGTGGATATTACCCCCTATTTTATCTCCCTGATCGATCCCGAAGACCCCGATGACCCGATTCGCAAGCAGGTTATCCCCACCGCAGCCGAGATGGTGCCGTTCACGGCGATGATGGAAGACTCGCTGGCAGAAGATCGCCACTCGCCAGTGCCTGGGCTGGTACATCGCTACCCCGATCGGGTGCTGATGCTGGTTACCACGCAGTGCGCCAGTTACTGTCGCTATTGCACGCGCTCACGCATTGTCGGCGATCCCTCGGCGACCTTTTCGCGCAGTGAATTTGAGCTGCAACTGGAATACATTCGGCGCACGCCTCAAATTCGGGACGTGTTGCTCTCAGGTGGCGATCCGCTGGTGCTTGCCCCTAAAATTTTGGAGGAAATTCTCAGCCGTCTGCGAGAGATCGAGCATGTGGAGATTCTGCGCATCGGTACGCGGGTGCCGGTCTTCCTGCCCATGCGCATCACCGATGAGCTATGTGACATGCTGCAAAAATACCATCCATTGTGGATGAATATCCACGTCAACACGCCCAATGAGATCACCCGCGAGCTTGCCGAAGCCTGCGACAAACTGACCCGTGCCGGCATTCCGCTTGGCAATCAGGCGGTGCTCCTGGCAGGGGTTAACGACAACGTAGATGTTCAGCGTCAGTTGGTGCACGATTTGGTGCGCATTCGCGTGCGGCCGTATTACCTCTATCAGTGTGATCTGGTGGAAGGCGCCGGGCATTTCCGCACGCCGGTTGGGAAAGGGATTGAAATTATGGAAGGGCTGCGCGGCCATACTTCAGGGTATGCCGTGCATCAATACATCATTGATGCGCCGGGTGGAGGCGGCAAGATTCCGGTCATGCCCAATTATCTGCTGAGCTATTCCGATCACAAAGTGGTTTTGCGCAACTACGAGGGCTACATCACCACATATGAGGAGCCGGTTGATTACCTGCCCGAGAAAGCCGCGAAGTTTAAGGGGATCAAACGACCAGAGCCGGGTCAGAGCGGTGTGCATGGCTTGCTGCAAGGAGAGCAGATGTTCATCAAGCCCGAGGGCTTTGATGAAGTGCACGACCGCCATGGAATCCAACACCGCCTGAAGGACGAGAAGAAATGGCAGCCACTGGGCATCGGCAGCGGTGCCAGGGAGCAAGAAGCGGAGTAG
- a CDS encoding DNA-binding response regulator, LuxR family — translation MHKIRVLLADDHAIVRAGIRRFLESVEDIEVVAEAADGEQAKALILAKQPDVAVLDIQMPKATGIEVTRWAKTQAKGSGILILTAYDDPPYVMAVLQAGAHGYVLKTAGPDEIIQAVRDVYAGKSVLDPAVTGSLLAQIFPGREAFPVEPLTERELEVLHLVAKGYTNKAIAVQLGISDRTVQGHLAHIFDKLQATSRTEAVMRAVSLGWIAQDIGTMLE, via the coding sequence ATGCACAAAATTCGGGTTTTGCTAGCCGATGACCACGCCATCGTACGGGCAGGGATACGCCGCTTCCTGGAATCGGTCGAGGATATCGAGGTGGTTGCCGAAGCAGCGGACGGAGAACAGGCAAAGGCGCTCATCCTTGCAAAGCAGCCGGATGTCGCCGTGCTTGACATTCAGATGCCGAAAGCGACAGGGATCGAAGTCACCCGCTGGGCAAAAACTCAGGCGAAAGGAAGCGGTATCCTGATCCTGACCGCCTATGATGATCCACCCTATGTGATGGCGGTCTTGCAAGCTGGCGCGCATGGTTATGTGTTGAAAACGGCCGGGCCGGATGAGATCATTCAGGCTGTGCGCGATGTCTATGCCGGCAAGTCGGTGCTCGATCCAGCGGTGACAGGCTCTCTCTTAGCACAGATTTTTCCCGGTCGTGAAGCCTTTCCGGTCGAACCGTTGACCGAGCGCGAACTGGAGGTCCTTCATCTTGTAGCGAAGGGTTATACCAATAAAGCGATTGCGGTGCAATTGGGCATCAGCGACCGCACTGTTCAAGGACATCTCGCCCACATTTTCGATAAACTTCAGGCTACCAGTCGCACCGAGGCAGTTATGCGGGCGGTCTCTTTGGGTTGGATCGCCCAGGATATCGGCACCATGCTTGAGTAA
- a CDS encoding two-component sensor histidine kinase: protein MWKGSTLQLLGVIIFPLALFVLIIALGSTWLHQREMRAMVGERDEVAVRAAAAALGSEMHYRLALVQSFALQVEQSHRSAEQLLAAFQPLLANFDLGLALYSQEGSLLAFRGDENFWKSLQVEQFRESQQSALPRVYSWRANERTLVLFSALAESSSVLIVAGITLQRLADRVLMNALPTERETQIRLIDRQKTILYPLSGSELQIQAVQTEELERALREPSGTFYARRQGIEYVISYSSVPEVDWVLIMEEPWQAVASPILETTRIAPLVLVPLLLISLSALWFGARQIVQPLRELEKKSASLAWGDFRGIEETVGGIEEIRRLQAELRHMAGKVQMAQRSLRDYIGAITSAQEEERRRIARELHDDTLQSIIALKQRVQLAQKNALDQAALQSLQELETIADKTIENLRRTTRALRPLYLEELGLVTALEMLAREMESVSGIEISFRKEGLERRLSAAVELTLYRIAQEALSNVVRHAQATQATLRIHYQDPTVTLQILDDGKGFDVPETLTDFASAGHFGLLGMYERADLIGAHLSIESAPGRGTKLTIRLSQAM from the coding sequence ATGTGGAAAGGTTCCACCCTGCAATTGCTGGGGGTCATCATATTTCCTCTGGCATTGTTCGTTTTGATCATTGCCCTGGGCAGTACCTGGCTGCATCAAAGAGAAATGCGTGCCATGGTCGGCGAACGGGATGAAGTGGCGGTGAGAGCGGCCGCTGCAGCTTTGGGCAGCGAGATGCATTACCGGCTGGCACTGGTGCAGAGCTTTGCTCTGCAAGTTGAGCAAAGCCACCGTTCTGCAGAGCAACTGCTGGCAGCTTTCCAGCCCCTGCTCGCAAATTTCGACCTGGGGCTGGCGTTGTACTCGCAGGAGGGAAGCCTGCTCGCCTTTCGGGGTGACGAAAATTTCTGGAAATCTCTTCAGGTAGAGCAGTTTCGAGAGTCTCAACAAAGCGCTTTGCCGCGCGTTTATAGCTGGCGGGCGAACGAGCGAACTCTGGTATTGTTTAGCGCGCTGGCCGAAAGTTCTTCTGTTCTCATTGTAGCAGGAATTACCCTGCAGAGGCTTGCCGATCGGGTGTTGATGAATGCGCTGCCAACTGAGCGCGAGACACAGATCCGCCTGATCGATCGTCAGAAAACCATTCTCTATCCACTCAGTGGCTCTGAACTGCAAATCCAGGCTGTCCAGACAGAGGAATTGGAGAGGGCACTGCGTGAGCCAAGCGGCACATTCTATGCGAGACGACAGGGCATTGAATATGTAATTTCCTACAGTTCCGTGCCTGAGGTGGATTGGGTGTTGATCATGGAAGAGCCATGGCAGGCTGTCGCCAGCCCGATTTTGGAAACGACGCGGATTGCGCCGTTAGTCCTGGTGCCTTTGCTTCTGATCAGCCTGAGCGCTTTATGGTTCGGCGCCCGACAAATTGTTCAACCATTGCGAGAGCTTGAGAAAAAATCGGCCTCGCTCGCCTGGGGAGATTTCAGAGGCATCGAAGAGACCGTCGGTGGGATTGAGGAAATTCGCCGCCTGCAGGCCGAACTTCGTCACATGGCTGGAAAAGTCCAGATGGCGCAGCGGAGTTTAAGGGATTATATCGGGGCAATTACCAGCGCTCAGGAGGAAGAACGGCGGCGGATTGCGCGCGAATTGCACGATGACACCCTCCAATCTATCATTGCGCTCAAACAGCGCGTTCAGTTAGCCCAGAAGAACGCCCTGGATCAGGCTGCGTTGCAGTCTTTGCAGGAACTGGAAACCATTGCCGATAAAACCATCGAGAACCTGCGGCGGACAACCCGAGCTTTGCGCCCTCTCTATCTGGAAGAACTGGGGCTGGTGACAGCCCTGGAGATGCTGGCAAGAGAGATGGAATCTGTCTCAGGGATCGAGATTTCTTTCCGCAAAGAGGGACTCGAACGCCGCTTAAGTGCAGCCGTAGAACTTACCCTCTATCGCATCGCTCAGGAAGCGCTCAGCAATGTCGTTCGTCACGCCCAGGCGACGCAAGCCACTTTACGGATTCACTATCAAGACCCAACCGTTACCCTGCAGATTCTGGACGACGGCAAGGGTTTTGATGTCCCCGAAACTCTGACGGATTTTGCCTCGGCGGGGCATTTTGGCTTGCTCGGAATGTACGAACGAGCGGATTTGATCGGGGCTCATTTGAGCATTGAGTCCGCACCCGGGCGGGGGACAAAATTGACCATTCGCTTATCGCAAGCCATGTGA
- a CDS encoding Outer membrane autotransporter barrel: MTNLTSEQIPDDPNALPPARRRRARRLLAPLGVDERANILDQFAHRASPSFDYFLFSLLAGVVIGLGLLANAPAGVVLGCVLAPLLAPVVGMALGTVVGSLPFFLRNLGGTLIGAGLTLLGGMLGGLLARLLILVGWNLRFDEAMRLTQFALPNFLVLLVAMILLSATMTHPERAAHLPSLGVAYLLFPPLAAAGFALAAGQGARFADGLAVFIVHLFFAVLVGALTLAALGFRPPSPFGYTLGGAVALLTVVLLIAFGSAGLAARHYLGFPTPTATLTPTLTATVTLTPTVPPPTATPTLTLTPTRTPTVPPTPTPTPTPLFAVVLAAESSGVLVRDQPGGAIVSGILNGTVLAITGQAQEHQGALWVPVLLPDGKSGWIRWNYLATVTPAAP; the protein is encoded by the coding sequence ATGACCAACCTCACCAGCGAACAAATTCCTGATGACCCGAATGCCCTGCCGCCTGCGCGGCGACGGCGTGCCCGCCGCCTGCTCGCCCCGCTGGGCGTGGATGAACGGGCAAATATCCTCGACCAGTTTGCTCACCGCGCTTCCCCCTCCTTTGACTACTTTCTTTTCTCCCTTCTGGCGGGAGTCGTCATCGGTTTGGGGTTGCTCGCCAATGCTCCGGCCGGCGTGGTGTTGGGCTGTGTGCTGGCGCCCCTCCTGGCTCCCGTGGTGGGGATGGCGCTGGGAACGGTTGTCGGTTCCCTGCCCTTCTTCTTACGCAATCTGGGCGGCACCCTGATTGGGGCAGGCCTCACCCTGCTTGGCGGAATGCTGGGAGGGTTGCTGGCTCGCCTGCTCATCCTGGTCGGTTGGAACCTGCGTTTTGATGAAGCCATGCGCCTGACCCAATTCGCCCTCCCCAATTTCCTCGTCCTGCTGGTCGCAATGATTCTGTTGAGCGCCACCATGACCCATCCCGAGCGGGCCGCTCACCTGCCCAGCCTTGGGGTTGCCTATCTGCTCTTTCCGCCTCTCGCCGCCGCGGGTTTTGCGCTGGCAGCCGGGCAGGGTGCACGCTTTGCCGATGGGCTGGCGGTTTTTATCGTCCACCTCTTCTTCGCTGTCCTGGTCGGTGCACTCACCCTGGCAGCGTTGGGCTTTCGCCCGCCCTCGCCGTTTGGTTACACCCTGGGCGGCGCGGTGGCTTTGCTTACTGTCGTTCTGCTGATTGCATTCGGCAGCGCCGGCTTAGCAGCCCGGCACTATCTGGGCTTTCCTACCCCCACCGCCACCTTAACTCCTACACTGACAGCTACCGTAACGCTTACTCCCACCGTCCCACCTCCGACAGCCACCCCAACTCTGACCCTGACCCCTACCAGAACACCGACCGTGCCGCCTACTCCCACGCCGACTCCAACCCCGCTCTTCGCCGTCGTTCTGGCAGCCGAGAGTTCGGGTGTCCTCGTTCGCGATCAGCCTGGTGGCGCAATCGTCAGCGGTATTCTCAACGGAACGGTGCTTGCCATCACCGGTCAAGCTCAGGAGCACCAGGGAGCCCTGTGGGTACCGGTCTTGCTGCCAGACGGCAAAAGCGGCTGGATTCGCTGGAATTACCTCGCCACCGTCACCCCAGCCGCGCCATAA
- a CDS encoding HAD family hydrolase, a yields the protein MIELNIPGRGLLRLEHLVCDLNGTLAVDGQLLEGMPRILKTLSDRLSIHVLTANTRKNLATIELQLGLSVQTIPRGDETQSKATYVRQLGSESVIAIGQGANDAAMLKEAAIGICVLSPEGTSALALQSADLLVPDIYTAFELIEKPLRMVASLRQ from the coding sequence ATGATTGAGTTGAACATCCCCGGGCGGGGCTTGCTGCGTCTTGAGCATCTGGTGTGTGATTTGAACGGCACGCTGGCGGTTGACGGTCAACTCCTGGAAGGCATGCCTCGCATTCTCAAAACACTGAGCGATCGTCTTTCTATCCATGTGCTGACAGCCAATACTCGCAAAAACCTTGCCACGATCGAACTTCAACTGGGGCTCAGCGTCCAGACAATCCCACGCGGGGATGAAACGCAGAGCAAAGCCACCTATGTGCGCCAGCTTGGCTCTGAATCGGTCATCGCCATTGGGCAAGGGGCGAACGATGCGGCGATGTTGAAGGAAGCAGCCATTGGGATTTGTGTGTTATCCCCCGAAGGAACCAGTGCCCTTGCCTTACAATCCGCCGACCTGCTTGTGCCCGACATCTATACTGCTTTTGAGCTAATCGAAAAACCTCTGCGGATGGTTGCCAGCTTACGCCAATGA
- a CDS encoding Transcriptional regulator, GntR family, with amino-acid sequence MMFPHDLLTPIKQQKVYLQIVDQFIARIESGEFKQGMQLPAERELARILGVSRASLREALTVLQMMGLVDTIAGQGTFITGKAGSTLKGYLNRINMDESPFVIIQARKILEPSIASFAAIRRNETALKRIAEILEWIDSDHSKVQVLSDVFSEGDREFHLEVAKATENPMLISVQEMFHSLMGQELWLTLMRHTSFSTPGRWEEANREHHSIFDAIRQRNARLAARCMRAHLQRVEKIMAEADLFPYVSEDEIDLTNDFV; translated from the coding sequence ATGATGTTCCCCCATGATCTCCTAACTCCTATCAAGCAACAAAAGGTATATCTTCAAATAGTCGATCAATTTATTGCTCGCATTGAAAGTGGCGAGTTTAAACAAGGTATGCAATTACCTGCGGAGCGCGAGCTTGCGCGTATTTTGGGTGTAAGCCGTGCCTCATTACGTGAGGCTTTGACTGTTCTACAAATGATGGGATTAGTAGATACAATTGCGGGACAAGGTACTTTTATAACAGGGAAAGCAGGCTCAACTCTCAAAGGGTATCTAAACCGCATTAACATGGACGAAAGCCCCTTTGTGATTATTCAGGCACGTAAGATACTAGAACCGTCCATTGCCTCATTTGCTGCCATTCGGCGTAATGAAACTGCGCTCAAGCGTATTGCTGAAATCCTGGAATGGATCGATTCGGATCACTCAAAAGTACAAGTTTTAAGCGACGTATTTAGTGAGGGAGATCGCGAATTTCATCTTGAAGTCGCAAAAGCTACAGAAAATCCAATGTTGATCAGTGTCCAAGAGATGTTTCATTCCCTAATGGGTCAAGAACTGTGGTTAACATTGATGCGACATACCAGTTTTTCTACTCCTGGCCGTTGGGAGGAAGCAAATCGAGAACACCACAGTATTTTTGATGCGATACGCCAGCGTAACGCTCGTCTGGCAGCTCGCTGTATGAGGGCTCATCTCCAAAGAGTTGAGAAAATTATGGCAGAGGCGGATTTATTTCCTTATGTCTCCGAAGACGAGATTGACCTGACAAATGACTTTGTCTGA